The DNA segment TATgctttgtttttcactgaaataatcaCAGTGTTTTTGTCGTAACTGAGATTTCACAGTGCCTAATGATATCAGCAGTGACCTTAGATGCTTTGTAGCTTGATGTGCATGTATTTGCTGATCGATATATGACCGGTTGTCTGTTATTTGTAAGTAATGAGTCATGATAGTGGCACCAGAAAGTGACCTGTAAAACTGAAACGATTATTCTGTAATTGGTATGGGGGAAAAATGATCAAAGCCTAGACCTAATCTGACTCCATTCTACCAACTGAGTACTGCAGATCATGTGTTTTGGGTGATTATTTTCCCTATTGATCACTGAGAAGATTGGACTGTAAGAGCTGATTATGTCCTAACTGATAAGCTCCATTGTGCAAGTTAGCTGACTGGCTGGCAGATGCATGAAAAGTCGAAACATACCTTCATACGGCCAAGGATCGGTGGAGGTCAATGGTTATATTTGCCTGAAATGATAGGGGGAGCAGTGATTTAGTAAGTCTGTGTGTAGGTgggttggtgggtgggtgggtgatgTCTTGCAGTGAACAGTAGCAGATATAAAAGCCCATCACATCCCTCTATATGCACCTCTCTGGCTTCTTTGTGTGGgatagtgtgtgtgtgcttgACAGAGACTTTTGAAGGCCTTTAACCATGAAGCACTGTGTGCTGTTGTCACTGTTGTTGGCGTTGGGGTGCGTCCACGGAGCCCCTGTGGACCAGGACGGCATGGCGGCAGGTTCCTGTACAGATGAGGCCATGGTGGGTGTCGCAAAAGAGGCTCTCACCAAGATCAACCGGGACCGGACTGAGGGCTACAAGTTCAGCTTCCACAGCCTGGCCAATGTCCACACAGAAACACATGTGAGTCAAACCAGTGGACACTAAACACAGAACCTGCTCGCTCTGTGCTTTACAATTAAATAGTCACAAATTTATCAGAAGAACATCCTAAAATTCATGAGATTTAGCCAAGACTACAGATGAGTTAACTCTCACAGCTGGAAGTGGCTGAAAGAATGTACTAATTTAAAATGCTCAGTACCTTCTGAACCGCTAATCCTATCGATACTTTTAAATAATTTAGATAAAAGTCAGTTTCTCAGGTTTTCGCTGGTATCAGACATGACCcgtttgaacattcagaggctcaatagtgaacatggaaacacatcgtcctcttcaaaactcatgtagtttgacaaattatAGTTCTAAACACTTGTTTCtcattcacttaatgatatatattgCTGTAAAGGACACATTTTCTTCACTATCTTTTTGTTCAGATATAATAAGAATTAAATTTACTTCTAGCTTTTCTGACCATCTACATGTgagtaaactaaatataggaaaataccagattttcactgcaaaaaaaaaaaaaagaagacattaTCACTTAAGAAACGTTACAAAAATGGTTctagttctttaagggttaaaaagttAGATGTTTGTAGATGTTTCAATACACTTTGGAAAACGCATGAACTCTACTGGGGGGATGGACACCATTCTTTCAAAGGATATTCCCTCCTTTAATATCATTTAAGGGTTtaatatagagggaaaaattaTTTAGAAGCTGCCACAAAACAGTTTtaggtctgtaaaggttaaatatttataatatttCACCTTTAAAGCCAGAATCCTATGTAATTCATTACCTGCATTCAATACAAAGAGTAAAATATTAGCCCCAGAACAACTGCTGCCAGAACACCTGATGAAATaatttataaatataatataaaatggaTAATCATTGACAATTACAAATCCTTTTTCATGTCACAGGGAGAGACCGGCATAGTTTATTACATGACTCTGAGGGTTGTGGAGACCAACTGCAGCGTCCTCAGCGGGAAGGACTGGAAGCTCTGCCAGGCTCGTCCCATTGAAGATACACCGGTAAGGAAACACACCGATGGTTTATCCAGAATAGTATTTTATATAGTAAAGATCAGTTTGCTTTCTCCATAGTAAATAATTTTTATTGCAAAGTATGTCTCACTGTGAGAAAGTTAACAGTTCAAATCTGAAACACGTTCTTTATGTGGACGTGCAGTGTATTAAAATACTGTATTGCTGAAAtgctgtctgtgtctgttcttgCAGGTTTATGGACAGTGTAAAGCTGTCCTCTACATCAATAAACCACACAGAGTGGTGCGTCTCTACAAATACAACTGTGTTGTCAGGCCAGGTAAAAGACTCAATATGAAATAACAGTGTCTGTATATAATAAGGCATTATACATTacaatacataataatatatcacaGTACATTACATTAATTTAATGGATTCACATTCATTCTCATTTTAACTGTctcaaacaaacatgagtaactCTAAACCTGATTCAATCATGGCTTGATTATAAATTATACTCATATATCTTTAAAGCTCAGGTTTGTAGTCAGCTAACGAAAGTGTCCATTTTGTCTCTTTTCAGCTCCTAAAACAAAGGTGTATGAAGTATGTCCAGACTGTCCAACCTTTGTCACCAACAGTGATGAGATGAAGCAGATTGCATCTCAGTCTATGGAGGGTTTCAACAGACAGAGTCAGTTGGCCAATAAGTTCGCCTTGGACAAGGTCACCCGTTCTTCTTTGGCAGTAAGTTCTACACATCCCCGACAGATGATCATAtagattgtatttatttatttaacctttatttatccaggaaaTCCCTTgaattaaaatctcttttttgagggaAACCTGGAGAAGACAGCACACCAttacaaagttacaaaaattctaaaataaacatgttaaaaatgGACAAAGGACAACAGACACATACAACAAAATCCAGCTTAGGAAAAGCTATTGCACTCTTCAGTAACACAGTTTTTTATCAGAGCTTTGAACTCTGCCAGGGAGACCAAATCATTAAACTGTAATGTGTTCTGAAGATTCTTCCATGACCGTGGTGCAAAATAAGAGAAAGCTGCTCTACCAAGTTCTGTGCTAATCCTGGGTACCTGGTAGAGCAGCCATCTAGTGGAACGAAAGGTATAGCAGCTGTGTGTGAGTGATAGTGGATTACATAAATATGAAGGGAGTTTACCCCTGCACTcaaactagtcgcttttccaatgactctcaaattgcgtgaatataacttgagcGTAAAAATTTACCTTTTGGAAAAAcgggagttttaaaagaaacatggtgcagtatgtgtggacatactgggaaacccaataattttttaatttagtacgggatagtggggtaatatatagtaataatgaatatatctatgaatcaacacaatatttacgttcttcgccatgtttatggaatgacttctcatgttatCTCAccataataaatgaacaaatcatcacatttgtgatttaatggaagaaccgacattacacacttctgttttttcgacatttaataaatatcggtaaagttttgcgcatatgtccaatggaaaagcgagtacTGACACACTGAAGAGTAAAGAGACTCATCCAGAATCCCAACAATGATATCTAAACCCTGTTGTTGATGAACGTCATTGTCATGGTTCGAATAACAGAGTAACAATATGACTACTTGCAATTGACCACTAGAGGTCACTAAATAGCAGGATGTAACTATGGGTCAAACTATGCTCAACTGACCTCTGAGTATTTTTTTAAAccatgtacttaaaaaaaaaagtttgttggtATGGTCAGCTTGGATGTAGGACAAGTCTTAAATTTTCATCTTAAAATCCATACAAAAATCCAATCTAACTTAtctaaaaatgtatattattgatCCCCTCACCTTTTTCATAACTGTCCACGTCAAGCTCTAATATCGGTCAGAAGTTCTCTTGTTCAGTTATAAAATCCTTAACACCGAACATTACTATCTGTTCATAATTTCTGACAGtcgtccttcttcttctgtgtttgttTACGCAGATGGGCATGGCTACATTTTACAACGTAGAATTCACCATCCAGGAGACGACCTGCACTAAGGACAATGACACAGCAGCAGAAAACTGTCCTGTCATGGACTGCGAGTTTGctgtgagttaaaaaaaaaaaaaaaactaaagggggggggggggggggggggggtcctagaCTTCCATCATCCcactttaattaaaaatgtttacCTTACAATGTTGCAAAACCTTTTAAAGATAATTAATTTCATTACTCAACCATTTTTATTTTACCATCCTTATTTTATCCTCATTGTATCATCGCTTTCCTCAGAAATTCAGATTTTCATCTCCAGTAAAACCATTACTCTCTTCCCTTGTCTCATATTTTTGATTTCTTGTTCTTGTCTCTCAGCACAAGGGCTTCTGTAAGGCTTCCAAATCCCGTAGTCCCACCGGCGATGAGGAAATAAGTGTTCAGTGTGAGATCTATGAGCCCGAGGTAAGACTTAAGTCACATATTTGCTGAATTCAttcacaaacaaatgattttttgctttacaataacacatttttttGAAAGAATTAAATACAACTGAACAAGATTATTGTAACAGTGCTgcagatatgacacatttttattggttGATCGTCAACTTAAAGGTAGGgttggagatcctggaaaaagggTTCaaccaagctacattttgaaaagacacaattcaaaagtccaaacccctttcttcacgtttccccccgaagccacgcctccagagtaccagactgtactcacagaggggggagggacaaaatggcagttgagtttgatagacatatcaccattcagtcatttcgatggggcggttaaaatgattggatggtgttttttcagtcctgtgcgttccacaggtgactaaattttctaatttttgtgttagagcatttaattaattggttgcaactggggtgtgaaggggattttaagcaatacagtaaaaaaaatgctccaggaaaacatctcctaccctatctTTAATGTTACATCAGTTCCttcaaaaacaataaaagccagtGTGATTTCCTTCTCACTGATTTATGGATTATAGCAACACAGTATATATGTTTGATACTCACAGCAAAGGCCCATGAATTCAATGTCTCCTCTACTTATTTTCACAACTTGCTATTTGATATTCATTCAATTCCTACAAATCCGTCTTTGCATGATCTAATTTAATAGCACAGTTTGCAAGAGCGATAGACTACGAGCAACTATAGCATTGTGGCTGTgatggtgtttaaccctttcatgcatgaattatgagaaccttagtcaatatttttttcttcagtgtttttattcctctttaggcatgaaaaaaataatgcaaatgaattttatttttatgaacctatttttcatggagtcacaaaaatgtccactcagctggacaccatgcatttcatttctgaagcaaagaaacatgtatttaaaactcatcatcagaaagtgatacactgtgtgaaaactatgaaataaaaacattttttcattaaATGCCAAACTAatttaattgctaaatcgctaatgttttctcacattttatcatactctaatattagttattactcatttcatggagataatatcctcccaggaatttgacagttttagcttttttacattaaaaaattgtcttgatttgaaactgcataatgcaaccgtttttttcagatacatttttaaaataatttttatttattgattgatttgttAATGTTAATTTGTTTCCTTTGTAatcatatgaaaaaaataactttttgtttcagaaaactgttaattacagtctaataacaagtagcaactgatttacactaaaacatgtttgttactgtagatcaggtttatcatgagcagcaaagttacaataattgtatgaactgcagtgtttgggaggatgcagAAGTGTCctctatgttggctgatatggaactaaaacaaaacccataaatatacaatacaatagctgtggaatatctgttcactgtagtgaccactatgcatgaaagggttaatgtctaaTTACATCTGTAGATTCATTTAGCAGGCACTTTCTTTTCTATAtcatagattaaaacataaacatctctgtaggttttttttgtttgttttattttaaccaAAGTCTTTATTTGTAACATCTATCAATGCTTCTATCAGTGTCGCACACTCAtcaaagtcacctactgcacacttgttactttatttattaatgttattactattttttgtcatttttgtcacttcaatgaatttttatattttttagtttTCTATTGTAATTGATGTACATTGTCTTGAgttgctgtacatttgaatttcccccttggtatatcttatcttatcttatctcaactGAAACCCTTTCACTGTCTTTGAAACATGAGATCCAGAAAAACCAAACTGTAACTCATTTTCTTCTATAAACACcattatacactgtaaaatatgTAGCTTCAGGCCGCACACTGACTGGTTAACCCTTTACCTCCAGGCCGCTGAGAGGGAGAAGCGCCTGCACAACCTGGGTGCAGAGACCGACCACAGCCACAACGACACAGACCATACCCACGACCACACCGCAGACCAGACCCACGACCACGCACACGACCACACCAAGAGCCACGCTCACCACGACCAAACCCACACGCACGCAGAGGGCGgcgaccaccaccacacacatgaCCACCAGCCAGGCAGCACCCACAGGCACGCCCACGACCACTCCCACGATCACGGTCACGGCCACGACCACGTGCACGCTCACCACGCCAAGGCGCACGACCACAGCGGAGACTCGCCCAACCACCACCACGACTACAAACACGCCGACGGCACCCACACCCACGAGCACGACCACGAGCTGGCTCTGGATCACGACCACAAGCACAGTCACCTGCACGAACACgagcaccaccaccatcaccatgaCCACCACCACGAGACCACGGCCCACGACCATCCAGAGGGCGAGGTCAAGGTTATCCCCGCTATGGGCGAGGCCACGCAAGATACCGCCGTCCCATCTGCAGCCCCTGAGGTTGGAGTGACCCTGCCCGCCAAGCCCGACCCCCAGATCCCTGGAGAGAGAGAGCCCACCGTCCTCCCCTACCCCACCGCAGTCTCAGCCGAGTGCCCTAAGGCGCTGGAATCTAACTTCGTGGACAATCTCTTCACTGAGGACACCACATTCTAACCAGATGAATAAAGTTTCCACATTGAAGTCACATGCGTACATTACTGTCTTTTAAAAAACACATTGAATTGTAATAGAAACAGGAATTCAACACATACTGACAATATTTTTACATCAACTTCACCTCCCTTTTGAGACACACAGCTACACTTACACTTACCATCTCAAATATTGAATGTTATTTTACAGTCATGCAAGTAACATGAAAGTTTTCTATATCTGTCATCTATGCTTGGCTGCACAAGAAAATAAATGCTACCACAAATATTCCTTCTGTGCTTTTGTATTGACGAAAACCAAAGAAATCTCCAGATGAttctgtatttatgctatttttgCTCTTTGTTATACTCTATGACACTGTGGGGACCTATTAGCTAATATAGAAACCATCCAGCTATTACAATAATAAGCAAAATGCTAAGAACTTTAGCTTTAAAAGTGATGTATCAGGCTAAATGTGGATTTTCTAAGcaaagcaaaaaatgaacaaattggtGAACTGACTGATTATTCTATTTGGCCGGTTGTCATTTTTTCATAATATGTGTAGAAGATTAAAATAGGTCAAGTTTCTTAAATATTTATTAGTCTTCATAATACTGAGGTTTAAGCAGTGGTTTTATGTGGCTGATTTTGCAGGTCTCTGTGTGGTTTGTCACATGTTCTGTATTTCTGTtgagatatgtaaaaaaaaaaaaaaaaaaaaaaatgaagttaaacATATATCCATACATTTTCTGTCATGGATTAACCCTGTACAAACTGGAGTCTATCCCATCTGACAGAAACACTTGGAGACAACCATTCAGTCTTGAGACAGTTTAACCAATTAATCCTCTTAAACTGACAGTGTTTGGACACAAAAACCAAGGAAGACCTGAGTGAAAATCCATGCAGACAAGGAAAGACCTTTATACTTCATAACATTTCCAATATGGCATTAGATATAAACATTTCCAAAGTAATAAGCTAAATTTCTTTCTGAATAAATGGTtaatacaatacaaaagaacaaGAATCAGGTATTTATAATGTGCAGaactcagtctttttttttttgtgaggttCGTATACTGGTTAATGGCTGGGTCTAAAGTGTGTGTGAAAGGTTGTTCCTTTAGAAACACTAAAATGGTTAGAGTTTAACTACATTTACTTGTAATCAGTGCAAACATTTATTGGTGATCAGCCCTAAATACTCAGCAAACATTGCTTATCGGTGTTCTGTAGGTTTAAAAGTCAGTAAATAATCTGACCATCCTTTCATGATCTTAAACATGAGAACggggtatgtattttattttatttttctttctttcatcattCATCTGTCTCATATACCTATCTCATTTaggtcaaataaaaaaagaaatggttGAATCCACTCCCATGAATAGTGAGGGTCTACATTTGTTGTTCACACTGTCATTTATAAACATAATGaaatacacttaattatataACTTATGCAATGACACTTTACAGGACATACAGCGCATAAATGTATTATGGGAGCAGCAGCATCTTTTCACTTGACAACACACTTTTAATAAAGCATTTTGGTACCAACAGGAACATTCATTGTTCTGTCCTGAATGAGTCTGTCTTCAGTTTGCTGAAACCCACTGACCCCAGGTGCACTATGACCGTGCAGTTCCTCTGGACCAGCCATTGGCCTGCAGAGCAGCAGATACGATCTGTTTACTCATCCTTTGGGAAAGAGGGGAAGGTCCAACACCAGCCTTACATGTATCTCTCCAAAGTCTAACCAGACAAAACTAACATTACATGTCTAGAGAAAAAATCACAAGCCAGTGTGTGGTTGACTTCATGTTAAATTCCTGGTCAGACTAGGCTTTACATCAGTTTAGACATTCCACACTAGtgtcctgtgtttgtgtgtctgagaaTGAGGGTGTACGTGTtagtcctgtgtgtgtttgtgctgcagcaGAGGACTAGAGCCAGGCCAGAAAGTCCAGGATGCAACAGTCCTGAGG comes from the Sphaeramia orbicularis chromosome 4, fSphaOr1.1, whole genome shotgun sequence genome and includes:
- the fetub gene encoding fetuin B, giving the protein MKHCVLLSLLLALGCVHGAPVDQDGMAAGSCTDEAMVGVAKEALTKINRDRTEGYKFSFHSLANVHTETHGETGIVYYMTLRVVETNCSVLSGKDWKLCQARPIEDTPVYGQCKAVLYINKPHRVVRLYKYNCVVRPAPKTKVYEVCPDCPTFVTNSDEMKQIASQSMEGFNRQSQLANKFALDKVTRSSLAMGMATFYNVEFTIQETTCTKDNDTAAENCPVMDCEFAHKGFCKASKSRSPTGDEEISVQCEIYEPEAAEREKRLHNLGAETDHSHNDTDHTHDHTADQTHDHAHDHTKSHAHHDQTHTHAEGGDHHHTHDHQPGSTHRHAHDHSHDHGHGHDHVHAHHAKAHDHSGDSPNHHHDYKHADGTHTHEHDHELALDHDHKHSHLHEHEHHHHHHDHHHETTAHDHPEGEVKVIPAMGEATQDTAVPSAAPEVGVTLPAKPDPQIPGEREPTVLPYPTAVSAECPKALESNFVDNLFTEDTTF